One Streptomyces sp. NBC_00554 DNA segment encodes these proteins:
- a CDS encoding ABC transporter ATP-binding protein, translating to MIATESLSKRFPRVTALDRLSVDVGPGVTGLVGANGAGKSTLIKILLGLSPATEGRAQVLGLDVATEGAAIRERVGYMPEHDCLPPDVSATEFVVHMARMSGLPPAAARERTADTLRHVGLYEERYRPIGGYSTGMKQRVKLAQALVHDPQLVFLDEPTNGLDPVGRDDMLGLIRRIHTDFGISVLVTSHLLGELERTCDHVVVVDGGKLLRSSSTTDFTQKTTTLAIEVTDTDEHPDGTRAVREVLHARGVETHDGSGLPGAGHILLLTAEGEETYDLVRDVVADLGLGLVRMEQRRHHIAEVFHTESDQNGEREQRKEAVGHGG from the coding sequence GTGATCGCGACCGAAAGCCTGAGCAAGCGGTTCCCCAGGGTGACCGCTCTTGACCGGCTCTCCGTGGACGTCGGACCCGGTGTGACCGGACTCGTCGGAGCCAACGGAGCCGGCAAGTCCACATTGATCAAGATCCTGCTGGGTCTGTCCCCCGCCACCGAGGGCCGCGCGCAAGTGCTGGGCCTCGACGTGGCCACCGAAGGTGCCGCCATCCGCGAGCGGGTCGGGTACATGCCCGAGCACGACTGCCTGCCGCCCGACGTCTCGGCCACCGAGTTCGTCGTCCACATGGCGCGCATGTCCGGGCTCCCGCCGGCCGCGGCCCGCGAACGCACCGCGGACACGCTGCGCCACGTCGGCCTGTACGAGGAGCGGTACCGCCCCATCGGCGGCTACTCCACGGGCATGAAGCAGCGCGTCAAGCTCGCGCAGGCCCTCGTCCACGACCCGCAGCTGGTCTTCCTCGACGAGCCGACCAACGGCCTCGACCCGGTCGGCCGCGACGACATGCTCGGCCTCATCCGCCGTATCCACACCGACTTCGGCATCTCGGTGCTCGTCACCTCGCACCTCCTGGGCGAGCTGGAGCGCACCTGCGACCACGTCGTCGTCGTGGACGGCGGCAAGCTGCTGCGGTCCAGCTCCACCACGGACTTCACCCAGAAAACGACGACCCTCGCCATCGAGGTCACCGACACCGACGAGCACCCGGACGGCACCCGCGCGGTGCGCGAGGTGCTCCACGCGCGCGGGGTGGAGACCCACGACGGCAGCGGCCTGCCGGGCGCCGGGCACATCCTGCTGCTCACCGCCGAGGGCGAGGAGACCTACGACCTCGTCCGCGACGTCGTCGCCGACCTAGGCCTCGGCCTGGTCCGCATGGAGCAGCGCAGGCACCACATCGCCGAGGTGTTCCACACCGAGAGCGACCAGAACGGCGAGCGCGAGCAGCGGAAGGAGGCGGTCGGCCATGGCGGTTGA
- a CDS encoding ABC transporter permease, with protein MAVEQPQVQPTARPGEQTRIHNIGYRNYDGPRLGRAYARRSLYSQSLRGSYGFGRSVKSKVLPMLLFVVMCVPALIMVAVAVATKAKDLPVDYTRYAIIMQAVIGLYVASQGPQSVSRDLRFKTVPLYFSRPIETADYVRAKYAALASALFALTAAPLIVLYVGALLAKLDFADQTKGLAQGLVSVALLSLLFAGIGLVISAVTPRRGFGIAAVIAALTISYGAVSTLQAIADAQSSSSSIPWLGLFSPITLIDGVQTAFLGATSSFPGAAGPSNGEGVVYVLVVLGLIAGCYGLLMRRYRKVGL; from the coding sequence ATGGCGGTTGAGCAGCCCCAGGTCCAGCCCACGGCCCGACCGGGCGAGCAGACCCGGATCCACAACATCGGCTACCGCAACTACGACGGCCCGCGCCTGGGCCGCGCGTACGCCCGCCGGTCGCTGTACTCGCAGTCGCTGCGCGGCAGTTACGGATTCGGCCGCTCGGTCAAGTCCAAGGTCCTGCCCATGCTGCTCTTCGTGGTGATGTGCGTCCCCGCGCTGATCATGGTGGCGGTCGCGGTCGCCACCAAGGCGAAGGACCTGCCCGTCGACTACACGCGCTACGCGATCATCATGCAGGCCGTCATCGGCCTCTACGTCGCTTCCCAGGGACCCCAGTCCGTCTCCCGCGACCTGCGCTTCAAGACCGTACCGCTGTACTTCTCGCGCCCCATCGAGACCGCCGACTACGTACGCGCCAAGTACGCGGCCCTGGCCTCCGCGCTGTTCGCGCTGACCGCCGCGCCGCTGATCGTGCTCTACGTAGGGGCGCTGCTCGCCAAGCTCGACTTCGCCGACCAGACGAAGGGACTCGCACAGGGACTGGTCTCCGTGGCACTGCTGTCGCTCCTCTTCGCCGGCATCGGCCTGGTCATCTCGGCGGTCACCCCGCGCCGCGGCTTCGGCATCGCGGCCGTCATCGCCGCGCTGACCATCTCCTACGGGGCGGTGTCCACGCTCCAGGCCATCGCCGACGCGCAGTCCAGCTCCAGCAGCATCCCCTGGCTCGGCCTCTTCTCACCCATCACGCTCATCGACGGCGTACAGACCGCCTTCCTCGGCGCGACCTCCTCCTTCCCCGGCGCGGCCGGCCCGAGCAACGGAGAGGGCGTCGTGTACGTCCTCGTCGTCCTGGGCCTCATCGCCGGCTGCTACGGCCTCCTGATGCGCCGCTACCGAAAGGTCGGACTGTGA
- a CDS encoding ABC transporter ATP-binding protein, with product MTTLTIDHVSRWFGNVVAVNDITMTVGPGVTGLLGPNGAGKSTLINMMGGFLAPSTGTVTLDGEPTWRNEQIYKKIGIVPEREGMYDFLTGREFVVANAELHGLGAKAAQRALATVEMEYAQDRKISTYSKGMRQRVKMASALVHDPSLLLLDEPFNGMDPRQRMQLMDLLRRMGDEGRTVLFSSHILEEVEQLAAHIEVVVAGRHAASGDFRRIRRLMTDRPHRYLVRSSDDRALAAALIADPSTAGIEVDLAEGALRIQAVDFGRFTALLPRVAKDHGIRLLTVSPSDESLESVFSYLVAA from the coding sequence GTGACCACGCTCACCATCGACCACGTCTCGCGCTGGTTCGGCAACGTGGTCGCCGTCAACGACATCACGATGACGGTCGGCCCCGGAGTCACCGGCCTGCTCGGCCCGAACGGCGCCGGGAAGTCCACCCTCATCAACATGATGGGCGGCTTCCTGGCCCCCTCCACGGGCACCGTCACCCTCGACGGAGAGCCGACCTGGCGCAACGAACAGATCTACAAGAAGATCGGCATCGTCCCCGAGCGCGAGGGGATGTACGACTTCCTCACCGGCCGCGAATTCGTCGTCGCCAACGCCGAGTTGCACGGACTCGGTGCGAAGGCCGCACAGCGGGCACTCGCCACGGTCGAGATGGAGTACGCGCAGGACCGCAAGATCTCGACGTACTCCAAGGGCATGCGGCAGCGCGTGAAGATGGCGAGCGCCCTCGTCCACGACCCGTCGCTGCTGCTGCTCGACGAGCCCTTCAACGGCATGGACCCGCGCCAGCGCATGCAGCTCATGGACCTGCTGCGGCGGATGGGCGACGAGGGCCGCACGGTGCTGTTCTCGTCCCACATCCTCGAAGAGGTCGAACAACTCGCCGCGCACATCGAGGTGGTGGTCGCAGGGCGGCACGCCGCGAGTGGCGACTTCCGGCGCATCCGCCGCCTGATGACCGACCGCCCGCACCGCTACCTCGTCCGCTCCAGCGACGACCGCGCCCTCGCGGCCGCCCTGATCGCCGACCCGTCGACCGCGGGCATCGAAGTCGACCTCGCCGAGGGTGCGTTGCGCATCCAGGCCGTCGACTTCGGCCGGTTCACCGCCCTGCTGCCCCGGGTCGCGAAGGACCACGGGATCCGGCTGCTCACGGTCTCGCCGTCCGACGAGTCCCTCGAATCCGTCTTCTCGTATCTCGTCGCGGCGTAG
- a CDS encoding ABC transporter permease: protein MYDPTVARLTYRALLGRRRALILGALPVLLIVIAVAVRGLAGADDQTAADVLGGFALATMVPIIGVIAGTGAIGPEIDDGSVVYLLAKPLKRPTIIFTKLIVAIAVTMAFSAVPTFIAGMILNGDGQQVAVAYTVAALVASIAYAAMFLLLGTITRHAVVFGLVYALVWEALFGSLVSGARTLSVQQWALAVGHKVTGGDLITSEVGLTTATVLLVAVTVLATWYAGQRLRSLTLAGEE, encoded by the coding sequence ATGTACGACCCCACAGTCGCCCGGCTCACCTACCGGGCCCTGCTCGGCCGTCGCCGGGCCCTCATCCTCGGCGCGCTGCCCGTCCTGCTGATCGTGATCGCCGTCGCGGTGCGCGGCCTCGCCGGGGCCGACGACCAGACGGCCGCGGACGTCCTCGGCGGGTTCGCGCTCGCCACGATGGTGCCGATCATCGGTGTCATCGCCGGTACGGGCGCCATCGGGCCCGAGATCGACGACGGCTCGGTGGTGTATCTGCTCGCCAAGCCGCTGAAGCGGCCGACGATCATCTTCACCAAGCTGATCGTCGCGATCGCCGTCACCATGGCGTTCTCGGCGGTGCCGACCTTCATCGCGGGCATGATCCTCAATGGCGACGGCCAGCAGGTCGCCGTCGCCTACACCGTGGCCGCCCTCGTCGCCTCGATCGCGTACGCCGCGATGTTCCTGCTCCTGGGGACGATCACCCGGCACGCGGTCGTCTTCGGGCTCGTCTACGCGCTCGTCTGGGAGGCCCTCTTCGGGTCCCTGGTGTCCGGCGCGCGCACGCTCAGCGTCCAGCAGTGGGCGCTCGCCGTGGGCCACAAGGTCACCGGCGGCGACCTCATCACCTCGGAGGTCGGACTCACGACCGCGACGGTGCTGCTGGTCGCGGTCACGGTGCTCGCCACCTGGTACGCCGGACAGCGGCTGCGGTCGCTGACGCTGGCCGGCGAGGAGTGA